One genomic region from Desulfobacterales bacterium encodes:
- the hypE gene encoding hydrogenase expression/formation protein HypE — MANAKILLDHGSGGKMSHRLISDMMLPLFDNPVLSQMDDGAKLELGGKRLAFSTDTFTVDPIFFPGGSIGDLAINGTVNDVAMCGATPQYLSVGLLIEEGFAVADLEKILVGMSQAAAAAGVTVVTGDTKVVPKGAADRIFINTSGIGVIPEDVVVGSRHARVGDVIILSGSIAEHGVVIMTQREGMTFASDLKSDTAPLHLLVKRMLGVSRDIHVLRDPTRGGVGTALNEIADRSHVGVVIHEDKIPVKNEVLGICELMGFDPLYIANEGKLLAFVGPAHAEKILGAMQADPNGLDARIIGEVVSDNPGMVCLKTRIGGIRIVDMLTGEQLPRIC; from the coding sequence ATGGCCAACGCTAAAATTCTTTTAGACCACGGGAGCGGCGGGAAAATGTCACACCGCCTGATTTCCGACATGATGCTGCCCCTTTTTGACAATCCCGTTCTCTCGCAAATGGATGACGGCGCCAAATTGGAGCTGGGGGGTAAACGGCTTGCCTTTTCAACCGACACGTTTACGGTGGATCCTATTTTTTTCCCCGGCGGCAGCATCGGTGATCTGGCGATCAACGGGACCGTCAACGATGTCGCCATGTGCGGCGCCACCCCGCAATATCTCAGCGTGGGATTGCTGATCGAAGAGGGTTTCGCCGTTGCGGATCTTGAAAAAATTCTCGTGGGGATGAGTCAGGCGGCGGCGGCGGCCGGAGTAACCGTTGTGACCGGGGATACCAAGGTGGTCCCCAAAGGGGCTGCCGACAGGATTTTCATTAATACATCCGGCATCGGCGTTATTCCTGAAGATGTGGTCGTCGGCAGCCGGCATGCCCGCGTTGGGGATGTGATTATCCTGAGCGGAAGCATTGCGGAGCATGGTGTCGTTATTATGACCCAGCGAGAAGGGATGACCTTTGCGTCTGACCTTAAAAGCGATACAGCGCCGCTGCACCTTCTGGTAAAAAGGATGCTTGGCGTCAGCCGGGATATCCATGTGCTGCGGGACCCCACCCGTGGCGGCGTCGGGACCGCCTTAAATGAGATCGCTGATCGCTCACATGTGGGGGTTGTCATCCATGAGGACAAAATTCCGGTTAAGAATGAAGTCCTGGGGATATGCGAACTGATGGGATTCGATCCGCTCTATATCGCCAATGAAGGCAAGCTGCTTGCGTTTGTCGGTCCGGCGCATGCCGAAAAAATTCTTGGGGCGATGCAGGCGGACCCAAACGGCTTGGATGCGCGTATCATTGGAGAGGTGGTTTCAGACAATCCCGGAATGGTTTGTTTAAAGACCCGCATCGGTGGTATTCGAATCGTGGACATGCTGACCGGAGAGCAGCTTCCGAGAATATGCTAG
- the hypD gene encoding hydrogenase formation protein HypD: protein MGIKYMEEYRDPEIAGRIADNIRRASKRPIRLMEVCGTHTVSIFRNGIRGMLPKTIALLSGPGCPVCVTTQKEIDTFIRMAGLDEVIIATFGDLMRVPGTSSSLQKQRAEGRDIRMVYAADDALKIARQHPDKKVVFPGVGFETTAPTIAATLLAAREMRLDNFFVFSAHKCVPPALFALMGNQDVRIDGFILPGHVSVIIGTRGYVPFFQKYRVPCVVAGFEPVDILQAIYTLIRQIESGKAELSNDYRRVVTVDGNTKAQQIMKDVFEVRDAAWRGIGTIPESGLKIRATFSDLDAEKMLDFRVPESVEPKGCCCGEILTGRKIPPECPLYQKVCTPEDPVGACMVSSEGTCAAYYRYQGSGIGGQGSGARSRGPGVRDQVSGRERDKSPCTDS, encoded by the coding sequence ATGGGCATTAAATACATGGAGGAATACCGGGATCCGGAAATTGCCGGGCGTATTGCCGACAACATCAGGCGTGCGAGCAAACGGCCGATTCGCCTGATGGAGGTGTGCGGCACCCACACCGTCTCTATTTTCAGGAACGGAATTCGCGGCATGCTCCCGAAAACCATCGCATTGCTGTCGGGCCCGGGATGCCCGGTATGTGTCACGACTCAAAAAGAGATCGACACGTTTATCCGGATGGCCGGGCTGGATGAAGTAATCATCGCAACCTTCGGCGACCTGATGCGGGTTCCGGGGACATCGTCATCCCTGCAGAAGCAACGCGCCGAGGGTCGGGACATCCGGATGGTTTATGCCGCGGATGACGCACTCAAGATTGCCAGACAGCATCCGGATAAAAAAGTGGTTTTTCCGGGGGTGGGTTTTGAAACAACCGCACCCACCATAGCTGCAACCCTGCTTGCGGCACGGGAAATGCGACTGGACAATTTTTTTGTTTTTTCGGCGCACAAATGCGTTCCGCCGGCGCTTTTTGCACTGATGGGAAACCAGGATGTACGCATTGACGGATTTATCTTGCCGGGCCATGTTTCCGTCATCATCGGTACCCGGGGGTATGTTCCCTTTTTTCAGAAATATCGGGTCCCCTGCGTGGTTGCCGGATTTGAACCGGTCGATATCCTGCAGGCCATCTACACGCTAATCCGGCAGATCGAAAGCGGCAAGGCTGAGCTTTCCAATGATTATCGCCGGGTTGTTACGGTTGACGGAAACACAAAGGCCCAGCAGATCATGAAGGACGTTTTTGAGGTGCGGGATGCCGCCTGGCGTGGAATCGGCACCATCCCGGAAAGCGGGCTCAAGATCAGGGCGACATTCTCCGATCTGGACGCGGAAAAGATGCTTGATTTTAGAGTGCCGGAATCGGTGGAACCCAAGGGCTGCTGCTGCGGAGAGATCCTTACCGGCCGGAAGATTCCGCCGGAGTGTCCGCTGTATCAAAAAGTCTGCACGCCCGAAGATCCGGTGGGTGCGTGCATGGTTTCCAGTGAGGGGACCTGTGCGGCATATTATAGGTACCAGGGGTCAGGGATCGGGGGTCAGGGATCAGGGGCCAGAAGCCGGGGCCCAGGTGTCAGGGATCAGGTGTCAGGAAGAGAAAGGGACAAATCGCCTTGCACCGACAGCTGA